One Vicia villosa cultivar HV-30 ecotype Madison, WI unplaced genomic scaffold, Vvil1.0 ctg.000078F_1_1_2_unsc, whole genome shotgun sequence genomic region harbors:
- the LOC131623796 gene encoding probable L-gulonolactone oxidase 6: protein MFLFLKSMSQKSFVSILILVFSSVIVLSTPPEDPIKCSSSNNTTCTITNSYGMFPDRTICQASQALYPTNEQELISMVASASRAKIKIKVATRYSHSIPKLVCPDDPNGILISTRYLNKVVKIDVDEKTITVESGVTLKDLIDEASRKGLVLPYTPYWHGLTIGGLMGTGAHGSTLWNKGSAVHDYVVEIRIVRASDSEDDGYAKVEILNGNNDEDFNAVKVSLGVLGVISQVTLKLEPMFKRSLTYLAKNDSDLGLEVVSFGHEHEFADITWYPSQTKAIYRFDARVPVNTSGNGLYDFIPFRPTSSILLAGIRTQEDRDESTGNADGKCGLAKLTTNTLITSAYGLTNNGIIFTGYPVIGFQNRLQSSGSCLDSIHNAKITVCAWDSRIKGEFFHQTTFRISLSLVKNFIEDIQKLVQLEPKGLCVIEQYNGILMRYVKASSAYLGNQEDAIDFDFTYYRSKDPMMPRLYEDIIEEIEQIGIFKYGGLPHWGKNRNLAFEGVYKKYKNVGKFLKVKEKYDSQGLFSSTWTDQMLGLKEGVTILKNGCALEGLCICSQDSHCNPSKGYFCRQGKVYKEARVCSHV, encoded by the exons ATGTTCTTGTTCTTGAAAAGTATGTCACAGAAATCTTTTGTTTCCATTCTTATTCTTGTTTTTTCTTCTGTTATTGTGCTATCTACACCCCCAGAGGATCCAATCAAATGTTCTTCATCAAACAACACAACCTGCACAATCACAAACTCCTATGGAATGTTTCCTGATAGAACTATATGTCAAGCTTCACAAGCTTTATATCCAACAAATGAACAAGAATTAATCTCAATGGTTGCGTCCGCGAGCAGAGcgaaaatcaaaatcaaagtagCGACGCGATATTCACACAGCATACCTAAATTGGTATGTCCGGACGATCCGAATGGGATACTAATAAGCACGAGATATCTCAACAAGGTAGTGAAAATCGACGTGGATGAAAAAACGATAACGGTTGAAAGTGGCGTAACGTTGAAGGATTTAATCGATGAAGCTTCAAGAAAAGGTTTGGTTTTGCCGTACACGCCGTATTGGCATGGTTTGACGATTGGTGGATTGATGGGAACTGGTGCTCATGGAAGCACATTGTGGAATAAAGGAAGTGCTGTTCATGATTATGTGGTTGAGATTAGGATTGTTAGggcttctgattctgaagatgATGGTTATGCTAAAGTTGAGATTCTTAATGGAAATAATGATGAAGATTTTAATGCAGTTAAAGTATCACTTGGTGTTCTTGGTGTTATTTCACAG GTTACTTTAAAACTAGAACCAATGTTCAAGCGATCACTCACATATTTAGCAAAAAATGATTCAGATTTAGGATTGGAAGTGGTTAGTTTTGGGCATGAACATGAATTTGCAGATATAACATGGTATCCAAGTCAAACGAAAGCTATATATCGATTTGATGCTCGTGTCCCTGTAAATACTTCTGGAAATGGTCTCTATGACTTTATTCCTTTTCGTCCAACTTCTTCGATTCTATTGGCTGGCATAAGAACACAAG AAGATCGAGATGAATCCACTGGTAATGCTGATGGAAAGTGCGGACTTGCAAAGCTAACAACAAATACACTCATAACATCTGCTTATGGTCTAACCAATAATG GCATAATCTTTACTGGATATCCTGTAATTGGATTTCAAAACCGTCTTCAATCATCTGGGTCATGTTTGGATAGTATTCATAACGCAAAGATAACGGTATGTGCTTGGGATTCAAGAATAAAAGGAGAGTTTTTTCACCAAACCACATTTAGAATAAGCTTATCTTTAGTGAAAAACTTCATTGAAGATATACAAAAGCTAGTTCAATTAGAGCCTAAAGGGTTATGTGTAATTGAACAATACAATGGGATATTAATGCGTTATGTCAAAGCTTCAAGTGCTTATTTAGGGAACCAAGAAGATGCTATAGACTTTGATTTCACATATTATCGTAGCAAAGATCCAATGATGCCTAGGCTTTATGAAGACATTATTGAAGAGATTGAACAAATTGGGATATTTAAATATGGAGGGTTACCTCATTGGGGTAAGAATAGGAATTTGGCATTTGAAGGTGTTTATAAGAAGTACAAAAATGTTGGGAAGTTTTTGAAGGTGAAAGAGAAATATGATTCTCAAGGGCTTTTTTCTAGTACTTGGACGGATCAAATGCTTGGATTAAAAGAAGGTGTTACAATATTGAAAAATGGATGTGCTTTAGAAGGTTTGTGTATTTGTTCACAAGATAGTCATTGCAATCCAAGTAAAGGGTATTTTTGTAGACAGGGTAAAGTCTACAAGGAGGCAAGGGTTTGTTCTCATGTGTGA
- the LOC131623795 gene encoding protein IQ-DOMAIN 17-like isoform X2: MGKKGSGSSWLTAVKRAFRSPTKDSEKRSGRRREDCDQEEDEEKREKRRWIFRKPVVNHETVNSNTQQSTPTKLKHDVVVATAAATSVASSRADQDEKHALAVAMATAEAARATAQAAMEVARLTKPANYAREHCAAVVIQTSFRGYLARRALRALKGLVKLQALVRGHNVRKQAKMTLRCMQALVRVQARVLDQRVRSTSHDGSRKSTFSDTTSVWDSRYLQDISDRKSLSREGSSVADDWDDRPHTVEEVKAMLQQRKEQAMKREKSLSQAFSQQIWRNGRTSSIGNEDELEERPKWLDRWMATKPWENRGRASTDQRDSIKTVEVDTSQPYSYLGTNYRRSHPNYQYNPHHQPQRHSIASPLHRTHQNGSHNQSVTTPSPAKSRPIQVRSSSPRCVREDRSYHHTSQTPSLRSNYHYNGNLYQNSSRVGTSNGVSNATPTLPNYMQATESAKARIRSQSAPRQRPSTPERDRSGSVKKRLSFPAPDPYNVGGVGYGNYGHSLRSPSFKSVNVTSHFGLEQHSNYSSCCTESLGGEVSPSSTGDLRRWLR; this comes from the exons atgggGAAGAAAGGAAGTGGTAGTTCATGGTTAACTGCTGTTAAAAGGGCATTCAGATCTCCAACTAAAGATAGTGAGAAGAGAAGTGGTAGAAGAAGAGAAGATTGtgatcaagaagaagatgaagaaaag agagaaaaaagaagaTGGATTTTTAGAAAACCTGTTGTGAATCATGAAACTGTGAACAGTAATACTCAACAAAGTACACCAACAAAATTGAagcatgatgttgttgttgctacTGCTGCTGCTACAAGTGTGGCTTCTTCCAGAGCAGATCAAGATGAGAAGCATGCTCTTGCTGTGGCTATGGCTACTGCTGAGGCAGCAAGAGCCACTGCTCAAGCTGCTATGGAAGTTGCAAGGTTGACTAAGCCGGCGAATTATGCTAGAGAGCATTGTGCTGCTGTTGTGATACAAACTTCTTTCAGAGGATATTTG GCGAGAAGAGCGCTTCGAGCACTAAAGGGATTGGTGAAGTTGCAAGCATTAGTGAGAGGTCACAATGTTAGGAAACAAGCAAAAATGACACTTAGGTGCATGCAAGCTCTTGTTAGAGTGCAAGCAAGAGTTCTTGACCAAAGGGTAAGGTCTACTTCACATGATGGAAGTAGAAAATCAACTTTTAGTGACACTACTAGTGTTTGGGATTCGCGGTATCTTCAAGACATTTCAGACAGAAAATCATTA TCGAGAGAAGGAAGTAGTGTTGCAGATGATTGGGATGATCGTCCACACACAGTTGAAGAAGTTAAGGCCATGTTGCAACAGAGGAAGGAACAAGCTATGAAGAGAGAAAAGTCCTTGTCACAAGCTTTTTCACAACAG ATTTGGAGAAATGGAAGGACATCATCAATTGGAAATGAAGATGAACTTGAAGAGAGACCAAAATGGTTAGACAGATGGATGGCTACAAAACCATGGGAGAATAGAGGAAGAGCTTCAACTGATCAAAGAGATTCTATCAAGACAGTAGAAGTTGACACTTCTCAACCTTATTCATATCTAGGAACAAACTACAGAAGATCACATCCAAATTACCAATACAACCCACACCATCAACCACAAAGACACTCCATTGCTTCACCACTCCATAGAACACACCAAAATGGCTCCCATAACCAATCTGTAACCACTCCGTCTCCGGCAAAGTCAAGACCTATCCAAGTCCGGTCGTCAAGTCCTCGTTGTGTTAGAGAAGATAGAAGCTACCACCACACATCTCAAACACCAAGCTTAAGGTCTAACTACCATTACAATGGAAACTTGTACCAAAATAGTAGTAGGGTTGGAACAAGCAATGGTGTTTCCAATGCTACACCTACATTGCCTAATTACATGCAAGCGACCGAGTCTGCAAAGGCTCGAATTCGCTCGCAAAGTGCGCCGAGGCAAAGGCCATCGACGCCAGAGCGAGATAGATCCGGATCAGTAAAGAAAAGACTTTCTTTCCCTGCTCCGGATCCTTACAATGTAGGAGGAGTTGGTTATGGAAACTATGGACATAGTTTAAGAAGTCCTAGTTTCAAGAGTGTGAATGTAACATCACATTTCGGGTTAGAGCAACATTCTAACTACTCTTCTTGTTGCACCGAGAGTCTCGGTGGCGAGGTTTCGCCTTCTTCAACCGGTGACCTCAGAAGGTGGTTGAGATGA
- the LOC131623795 gene encoding protein IQ-DOMAIN 17-like isoform X1: MGKKGSGSSWLTAVKRAFRSPTKDSEKRSGRRREDCDQEEDEEKKREKRRWIFRKPVVNHETVNSNTQQSTPTKLKHDVVVATAAATSVASSRADQDEKHALAVAMATAEAARATAQAAMEVARLTKPANYAREHCAAVVIQTSFRGYLARRALRALKGLVKLQALVRGHNVRKQAKMTLRCMQALVRVQARVLDQRVRSTSHDGSRKSTFSDTTSVWDSRYLQDISDRKSLSREGSSVADDWDDRPHTVEEVKAMLQQRKEQAMKREKSLSQAFSQQIWRNGRTSSIGNEDELEERPKWLDRWMATKPWENRGRASTDQRDSIKTVEVDTSQPYSYLGTNYRRSHPNYQYNPHHQPQRHSIASPLHRTHQNGSHNQSVTTPSPAKSRPIQVRSSSPRCVREDRSYHHTSQTPSLRSNYHYNGNLYQNSSRVGTSNGVSNATPTLPNYMQATESAKARIRSQSAPRQRPSTPERDRSGSVKKRLSFPAPDPYNVGGVGYGNYGHSLRSPSFKSVNVTSHFGLEQHSNYSSCCTESLGGEVSPSSTGDLRRWLR, from the exons atgggGAAGAAAGGAAGTGGTAGTTCATGGTTAACTGCTGTTAAAAGGGCATTCAGATCTCCAACTAAAGATAGTGAGAAGAGAAGTGGTAGAAGAAGAGAAGATTGtgatcaagaagaagatgaagaaaag aagagagaaaaaagaagaTGGATTTTTAGAAAACCTGTTGTGAATCATGAAACTGTGAACAGTAATACTCAACAAAGTACACCAACAAAATTGAagcatgatgttgttgttgctacTGCTGCTGCTACAAGTGTGGCTTCTTCCAGAGCAGATCAAGATGAGAAGCATGCTCTTGCTGTGGCTATGGCTACTGCTGAGGCAGCAAGAGCCACTGCTCAAGCTGCTATGGAAGTTGCAAGGTTGACTAAGCCGGCGAATTATGCTAGAGAGCATTGTGCTGCTGTTGTGATACAAACTTCTTTCAGAGGATATTTG GCGAGAAGAGCGCTTCGAGCACTAAAGGGATTGGTGAAGTTGCAAGCATTAGTGAGAGGTCACAATGTTAGGAAACAAGCAAAAATGACACTTAGGTGCATGCAAGCTCTTGTTAGAGTGCAAGCAAGAGTTCTTGACCAAAGGGTAAGGTCTACTTCACATGATGGAAGTAGAAAATCAACTTTTAGTGACACTACTAGTGTTTGGGATTCGCGGTATCTTCAAGACATTTCAGACAGAAAATCATTA TCGAGAGAAGGAAGTAGTGTTGCAGATGATTGGGATGATCGTCCACACACAGTTGAAGAAGTTAAGGCCATGTTGCAACAGAGGAAGGAACAAGCTATGAAGAGAGAAAAGTCCTTGTCACAAGCTTTTTCACAACAG ATTTGGAGAAATGGAAGGACATCATCAATTGGAAATGAAGATGAACTTGAAGAGAGACCAAAATGGTTAGACAGATGGATGGCTACAAAACCATGGGAGAATAGAGGAAGAGCTTCAACTGATCAAAGAGATTCTATCAAGACAGTAGAAGTTGACACTTCTCAACCTTATTCATATCTAGGAACAAACTACAGAAGATCACATCCAAATTACCAATACAACCCACACCATCAACCACAAAGACACTCCATTGCTTCACCACTCCATAGAACACACCAAAATGGCTCCCATAACCAATCTGTAACCACTCCGTCTCCGGCAAAGTCAAGACCTATCCAAGTCCGGTCGTCAAGTCCTCGTTGTGTTAGAGAAGATAGAAGCTACCACCACACATCTCAAACACCAAGCTTAAGGTCTAACTACCATTACAATGGAAACTTGTACCAAAATAGTAGTAGGGTTGGAACAAGCAATGGTGTTTCCAATGCTACACCTACATTGCCTAATTACATGCAAGCGACCGAGTCTGCAAAGGCTCGAATTCGCTCGCAAAGTGCGCCGAGGCAAAGGCCATCGACGCCAGAGCGAGATAGATCCGGATCAGTAAAGAAAAGACTTTCTTTCCCTGCTCCGGATCCTTACAATGTAGGAGGAGTTGGTTATGGAAACTATGGACATAGTTTAAGAAGTCCTAGTTTCAAGAGTGTGAATGTAACATCACATTTCGGGTTAGAGCAACATTCTAACTACTCTTCTTGTTGCACCGAGAGTCTCGGTGGCGAGGTTTCGCCTTCTTCAACCGGTGACCTCAGAAGGTGGTTGAGATGA